One Methylosarcina fibrata AML-C10 DNA segment encodes these proteins:
- a CDS encoding TraB/VirB10 family protein: MAGIDHWWSALSPTAKRNVVVGSIGTVLIATIIGLASVSPEVVKPSSKQATIQHILTDSDPRSLGIDGISAQLRDLLQKNEEQGRRLGAIEEQQKRQQQSDEMRFKQWTLAEREAYDAKLKAVSGELEALRNKPAAPGALLPDTGPTAGTVLPLSNSPERRSNVTRTTPDPNDLTRVFEQAAGAGSNPGNPGISGGRASSNTQPQAALQIRVIKDDKASPRGPEGKTSSEPSARHSEVFIPAGSILTGVLLNGLDAPTGKKAKKEPMPVLFRIKKEAILPNRFHADLRECFLLAAGFGDLSAERAYFRGETFSCVRQDGGVIEVPMNAYATGEDGKNGVRGRVVSKQGALLAQSMIAGFLRGFSDAFGRNQVPVLMTGGLGSLAGTTPFQSAFSSQSMEGGALKGAGYAMERLSHFYMDMAEEIYPVIEVDATRQVNFIVQKGTALKLKTPA; the protein is encoded by the coding sequence ATGGCCGGTATCGACCACTGGTGGTCGGCGCTGAGCCCGACTGCCAAACGGAATGTCGTCGTGGGTAGCATCGGTACCGTGTTGATCGCGACGATCATCGGCTTGGCCTCGGTGTCTCCGGAAGTCGTCAAACCATCCAGCAAGCAGGCTACGATCCAGCACATTCTCACCGATAGCGATCCCCGCTCGTTAGGTATCGACGGCATTTCCGCCCAGTTACGCGACCTGCTGCAGAAAAATGAAGAGCAGGGCCGCCGTCTGGGGGCGATTGAAGAGCAGCAAAAACGCCAGCAACAATCCGATGAGATGCGCTTCAAGCAATGGACCCTGGCCGAGCGGGAGGCCTATGACGCCAAGTTGAAAGCCGTCTCCGGTGAACTGGAAGCGCTCAGGAACAAACCGGCAGCGCCTGGGGCTTTGCTTCCGGATACCGGCCCGACAGCGGGTACCGTATTACCCCTGTCCAATTCGCCCGAGCGGCGATCGAACGTCACCCGCACCACGCCCGATCCCAATGATCTGACCCGTGTTTTCGAACAAGCCGCCGGAGCCGGCTCGAATCCGGGCAATCCCGGCATATCGGGAGGGCGTGCGTCTTCCAATACCCAACCGCAGGCGGCCTTGCAGATTCGCGTGATCAAGGATGACAAGGCGTCACCAAGGGGACCGGAAGGGAAAACCTCATCTGAGCCATCCGCCAGGCACAGCGAAGTCTTTATCCCGGCCGGCAGTATTCTGACCGGCGTCTTGTTGAACGGACTGGATGCACCCACCGGTAAAAAGGCCAAGAAGGAGCCGATGCCGGTGCTTTTTCGGATCAAAAAGGAAGCCATTTTGCCCAATCGCTTCCATGCGGATTTGCGCGAATGCTTTCTGTTGGCCGCTGGCTTTGGCGACTTGAGCGCCGAGCGCGCTTATTTTCGCGGCGAGACGTTTTCCTGCGTGCGTCAGGACGGCGGCGTGATTGAAGTGCCGATGAACGCCTATGCGACCGGCGAGGATGGCAAGAATGGCGTCAGAGGCCGTGTCGTCTCCAAACAAGGCGCCCTGCTGGCGCAGTCGATGATAGCCGGCTTTCTGCGCGGCTTTTCCGATGCCTTCGGCCGTAACCAGGTGCCGGTGCTGATGACCGGCGGTCTGGGGAGTCTGGCCGGTACGACGCCGTTTCAAAGCGCTTTTTCTTCCCAGTCCATGGAAGGCGGGGCGCTGAAAGGGGCCGGTTATGCGATGGAGCGCCTCTCGCACTTTTACATGGATATGGCCGAAGAGATTTACCCGGTGATCGAAGTCGATGCCACCCGGCAGGTCAATTTCATCGTGCAAAAAGGCACCGCGCTCAAATTGAAAACCCCGGCCTGA
- a CDS encoding DsbC family protein encodes MAADAPKISPADIAAGLMSVKIDGMQDLPITGLKMVKTGGQIVFMSSNGRFALYGGKLLDVWTQQEIKDLPDIDRIARRIDLSRMKLNIDDLGSVTVGRGKDSVLIFIDPRCPYCGKVMKDLQALQDRYTFKLVMVPILGQESQNIVVQLACQQASKDQKDRDSVRQRLLKQDYAGLPTDNPASCNKEPLQRAIVTAKLFGLPGVPFLIAPDGRTHSGAPESLADWLENKPAVVQAPAKTDKTEKKP; translated from the coding sequence ATGGCAGCCGATGCGCCGAAGATTTCACCTGCCGATATCGCCGCCGGCTTGATGTCGGTCAAAATCGACGGCATGCAGGATTTGCCGATCACCGGGCTCAAAATGGTCAAGACCGGCGGGCAGATCGTGTTCATGTCGAGTAATGGCCGCTTTGCGCTGTACGGCGGCAAATTGCTCGATGTCTGGACCCAGCAGGAAATCAAGGATCTTCCCGATATTGACCGGATCGCCAGACGGATTGATCTGTCACGGATGAAGCTCAATATCGACGATTTGGGTTCTGTCACCGTCGGTCGCGGCAAAGATTCAGTGCTGATCTTCATCGATCCGCGCTGTCCGTATTGCGGCAAGGTCATGAAAGACCTGCAAGCCTTGCAGGACCGCTATACCTTCAAACTGGTGATGGTGCCGATCCTGGGCCAGGAATCGCAAAACATCGTCGTGCAACTGGCCTGTCAGCAAGCCTCCAAAGATCAAAAAGATCGGGACAGCGTCCGCCAGCGCCTCCTGAAACAGGATTATGCCGGTCTTCCAACCGATAATCCTGCGTCTTGTAACAAGGAGCCGCTGCAACGGGCGATCGTGACCGCCAAGCTGTTTGGCCTGCCCGGCGTGCCGTTTCTGATCGCTCCGGACGGCCGCACGCACAGCGGTGCGCCCGAATCGCTGGCCGACTGGCTGGAAAACAAACCTGCTGTCGTCCAAGCCCCAGCCAAGACCGACAAGACGGAGAAAAAGCCGTGA
- a CDS encoding TraV family lipoprotein, whose protein sequence is MSLRVFIRLVLLGLTVFFSTGCATQYGCKGMPDDPQCLSTTEAYQVTDKALLEPPKPQTPKSEAVKAEAIAPSPRHARQPVPKIEDPTPIRTPAQVMRIWIAPWEDSDGDLMVSGYVYTELEPRRWMIGKSAPTVSPSLVPLQIDQRPPERPLDRDQAGSEIEGMPPGPSKAPNMP, encoded by the coding sequence GTGAGCCTTCGCGTATTCATTCGGCTGGTTCTCCTGGGGCTGACCGTCTTTTTCAGTACCGGCTGTGCCACGCAATACGGCTGCAAGGGCATGCCGGACGACCCCCAGTGTCTGTCCACCACCGAAGCCTATCAGGTGACCGACAAAGCCTTGCTGGAGCCGCCCAAACCCCAAACCCCCAAAAGTGAGGCAGTTAAAGCAGAGGCAATCGCCCCTTCCCCGCGCCATGCTCGGCAACCTGTCCCCAAAATCGAGGATCCCACGCCGATCCGAACGCCGGCTCAGGTCATGCGCATCTGGATTGCGCCCTGGGAAGACAGTGACGGCGACCTGATGGTCTCGGGCTATGTGTATACCGAACTGGAACCCCGCCGTTGGATGATCGGTAAAAGCGCGCCGACGGTCAGCCCGTCGCTGGTCCCGCTGCAAATCGACCAGCGTCCTCCGGAAAGACCGCTGGATCGGGATCAGGCCGGCAGCGAGATCGAAGGCATGCCGCCAGGCCCCTCCAAGGCGCCGAACATGCCTTGA
- the traA gene encoding TraA family conjugative transfer protein: MRLSRQTGASVVLASLLLVMLAPDALAGAGGTEFNNVWTLLTGWVEGLLGRIIAIVFVIVGLVAGVVRGSIMGFVLGIASGVGLFAAPTIITNIVTATL; the protein is encoded by the coding sequence ATGAGATTGTCACGTCAAACGGGCGCGTCGGTGGTCCTGGCATCCCTCTTGCTCGTCATGTTGGCGCCCGATGCGCTGGCCGGAGCCGGTGGCACCGAGTTCAACAATGTCTGGACGTTGCTTACCGGCTGGGTGGAAGGGCTGCTGGGCCGCATTATCGCCATCGTATTTGTGATCGTGGGCCTGGTTGCCGGCGTCGTGCGCGGCAGCATCATGGGTTTCGTATTGGGTATCGCCAGTGGCGTCGGCTTGTTCGCCGCCCCGACGATCATTACCAATATCGTCACCGCCACGCTGTGA
- a CDS encoding RRXRR domain-containing protein, with protein sequence MNEITGSHSHSETAAGNCRISTRGSNGVRVHVVASDGRVLNSCHPARARELIRKGRALRLSRHPYTIRLLGTAPQEAEAQSMRQAGS encoded by the coding sequence ATGAACGAGATCACCGGAAGCCATTCCCATTCCGAGACGGCGGCGGGCAACTGTCGAATTTCAACTCGGGGTTCCAATGGGGTGCGTGTGCATGTCGTGGCGAGCGATGGGCGGGTGCTCAATTCCTGTCATCCGGCGCGCGCCCGCGAACTCATCCGCAAAGGACGCGCCCTGCGACTCAGTCGCCATCCTTACACGATACGCTTGTTAGGGACGGCACCGCAGGAGGCTGAAGCCCAATCCATGCGGCAGGCAGGCTCATGA
- the traC gene encoding type IV secretion system protein TraC: protein MKPSRIHPADSLFSALAYDPDHQLFLLADASIGFGFICRPLTGADPSVSARVNVLLNQDWPTETLLQVSLWTSPDIEESLAIMQTRRLKQQKTIYKAMTQASIDFLRQGTGKAPETVSGARLRRSQVIVTVKLPIVNPRPSENELVRAAELQRATQQSLTTIGLNPDVLDADHYVRVLNTVLNWNDDAGWKDRVVPECDPTQLIRDQLLDYDNALETDEKGVWLGTKRVKTLSAKRTPDHFYFGSAKSYLGDILSGTRGIRQNALISLTLHYPDAESTRARQEGVRQFITNQVNTPIARFLPALIQRKHNFDVLFDAYGDGDRPIRSYFGLVLFCDDGEESAAISNARVYFRELGFQLLEDKYFCLPFFLNCLPFGAERAAIPDLKRYRTLATRHAIPLLPLFGDWAGTGTPTLNFVSRNGEHMAVSLFDTTGNYNLCIAAESGKGKSFLTNEIIVSYLTEGAQIWTIDVGRSYENLCEVLEGDFVKFTHGSGICMNPFEIVQNFEEEADMLAGLVSQMAAPTEKLSDFQTAGLKRVLKNLWTEKAQAMSVDDIAAILCREDDQRLRDVGEQLFPFTSRGEYGRYFNGRNNARFSNDFTVLELEELKGRKHLQQVVLLQLIYQIQQEMYLGERNRPKIVIIDEAWDLLTEGDVAKFMEHGYRRFRKYGGAAVTITQSVNDLYRNAAGRAIVENSANMYLLGQKAEVIEGMKQDRRLPLSDGGYELLKTVHTLPGAYSEIFFLTEMGSGIGRLIVDPFKRLLFSTKPEDVQALKQLRRQGLSLDDAIQQLQSSRKAKEREVTHGR from the coding sequence ATGAAGCCCTCTCGCATTCATCCTGCCGACTCCCTGTTTTCGGCTTTGGCGTATGACCCCGATCACCAGCTTTTTCTGCTGGCGGATGCGAGCATCGGTTTCGGTTTTATTTGCCGGCCGCTGACCGGCGCCGATCCGAGCGTTTCGGCGAGGGTCAATGTATTGCTGAACCAAGACTGGCCCACCGAGACCCTGCTGCAGGTCAGTCTCTGGACATCGCCGGACATTGAAGAATCGTTGGCCATCATGCAGACCCGTCGCCTCAAACAGCAAAAGACGATCTATAAAGCGATGACACAAGCCAGTATCGATTTTTTGCGGCAGGGCACCGGTAAAGCGCCGGAAACGGTTTCTGGCGCACGCCTGCGCCGCAGCCAGGTGATCGTGACCGTCAAGCTGCCCATCGTTAATCCGAGGCCCAGCGAGAATGAATTAGTGAGGGCCGCGGAATTGCAGCGGGCGACCCAACAATCCTTGACCACCATCGGGCTCAATCCTGACGTGCTCGACGCGGATCACTATGTGCGGGTACTGAATACGGTCCTCAATTGGAATGATGATGCCGGCTGGAAAGACCGCGTCGTTCCCGAATGCGACCCGACGCAACTGATCCGCGATCAGCTGCTGGATTACGACAATGCGCTGGAGACCGACGAGAAGGGCGTCTGGCTGGGCACCAAGCGGGTCAAAACCCTCTCCGCCAAGCGCACGCCCGATCATTTTTATTTCGGCAGCGCCAAAAGCTATCTCGGCGACATTCTGTCTGGCACGCGCGGCATTCGCCAGAATGCGCTCATCAGCCTGACCCTGCATTACCCGGATGCCGAATCCACCCGCGCCCGCCAGGAAGGCGTCAGGCAGTTCATCACCAATCAGGTCAATACGCCGATCGCCCGTTTCCTGCCGGCGCTGATCCAGCGCAAGCATAATTTCGATGTGCTGTTCGATGCCTATGGCGACGGCGACCGGCCGATCCGGAGCTATTTCGGTCTGGTGTTGTTCTGCGATGACGGCGAGGAATCCGCGGCGATTTCCAATGCCCGCGTGTATTTCCGGGAACTGGGTTTTCAGCTTCTGGAAGACAAGTATTTTTGTCTGCCGTTCTTTCTCAATTGCCTGCCGTTCGGGGCCGAACGGGCGGCGATACCCGATCTCAAACGCTACCGCACCCTGGCCACCCGGCATGCGATTCCGTTGCTGCCGCTGTTCGGCGATTGGGCCGGTACCGGCACGCCGACATTGAATTTTGTCTCGCGCAATGGCGAACACATGGCAGTGTCATTGTTCGATACCACCGGCAACTACAATCTCTGCATCGCCGCCGAATCCGGCAAGGGCAAATCGTTTCTGACCAACGAAATCATCGTCAGCTACCTGACCGAAGGCGCGCAAATCTGGACGATCGATGTCGGCCGCTCCTATGAAAATCTCTGCGAAGTGCTGGAAGGCGATTTCGTCAAATTTACCCACGGCTCGGGGATTTGCATGAATCCCTTCGAAATCGTGCAGAACTTCGAAGAAGAAGCCGACATGCTGGCAGGGCTCGTCAGTCAAATGGCCGCGCCCACGGAAAAGCTCAGCGATTTTCAAACGGCCGGTTTGAAGCGCGTTCTGAAAAACCTCTGGACCGAGAAAGCCCAGGCGATGTCGGTCGACGACATTGCGGCCATCCTCTGCCGGGAAGACGACCAGCGCCTCAGAGATGTCGGCGAGCAGTTGTTTCCGTTCACGAGCCGCGGCGAATACGGGCGTTATTTCAACGGACGCAACAACGCCCGCTTCAGCAACGATTTCACGGTGCTGGAACTGGAGGAGCTGAAAGGCCGGAAACACCTGCAACAGGTCGTGTTGCTGCAACTGATCTATCAAATCCAGCAGGAGATGTATCTCGGCGAACGCAACCGTCCCAAGATCGTGATTATCGATGAAGCCTGGGATCTGCTCACCGAGGGCGATGTCGCCAAATTCATGGAGCACGGCTATCGGCGCTTTCGGAAGTACGGCGGGGCCGCGGTCACCATTACCCAGTCGGTCAATGACCTGTACCGCAATGCCGCCGGCCGGGCTATCGTCGAAAACTCGGCGAATATGTACCTTTTGGGTCAGAAAGCCGAAGTCATCGAAGGCATGAAGCAGGACCGACGGCTGCCGCTGTCGGACGGCGGTTACGAATTGCTCAAGACCGTCCATACCTTGCCGGGGGCATATTCCGAAATCTTTTTCTTGACCGAGATGGGTTCGGGAATTGGCCGGCTGATCGTCGATCCTTTCAAACGGCTTTTGTTTTCCACCAAGCCGGAAGATGTGCAGGCGCTGAAACAACTGCGCCGCCAGGGCTTGAGTCTGGACGATGCCATTCAGCAACTGCAAAGCAGCCGGAAAGCCAAAGAGCGGGAGGTCACTCATGGCCGGTAA